A DNA window from Acropora palmata chromosome 12, jaAcrPala1.3, whole genome shotgun sequence contains the following coding sequences:
- the LOC141859912 gene encoding uncharacterized protein LOC141859912, with the protein MIEFAKTVISREEIDFSFEERQGYFVYHPLRKSLSDHIPDGCVLHLLNGQPVSNIGLHLSDIYDYMSWPDHYPLSLVVRSEQGLQDLKGKKRLTKPVPYDFFGEIPTLTPEDIKHYTSLAHSWVKGLLDATTDEGFEYVCTKSNVDIYQGIKPGSQVHLIRGSTRVKASKEESIALMIAPTTESFRHLFQMIDVNFKDGLVLHKFPTSCKADGDHLPFYSIKWAIMGSPVPSPIWDRDVCWLEYADIIHDNEGKEIGFGVGSSITRPECPNLEHHKLVRAEIACTGYVFKKCDDDPGYMDVTYIIQADPKGLIPKWAVNKFAWQQALNVVRIKMIIEGTLQAKEKMDHQERNNAEVVGFVVPKRQIHKVQIQVTVPNSMILFGFCSEHHDIGFFVSGLLTEQDWSKTKRFD; encoded by the exons ATGATAGAGTTCGCGAAAACCGTCATAAGTCGAGAAGAAATCGACTTTTCATTTGAAGAAAGGCAGGGGTATTTCGTTTATCATCCTTTAAGAAAAAGTTTAAGCGATCATATTCCAG ATGGTTGTGTACTGCATTTGTTGAATGGCCAGCCCGTTTCCAACATTGGTTTGCATCTCAGCGACATTTATGATTACATGTCTTGGCCTGATCACTACCCATTATCTCTGGTGGTTAGATCAGAACAGGGGTTACAAGATTTGAAAGGCAAAAAACGATTAACG AAACCTGTACCATATGATTTCTTTGGGGAAATACCAACATTAACACCAGAAGATATTAAGCATTATACAAGCCTTGCTCATTCATGGGTTAAAGGACTGCTTGATGCAACTACAGATGAG GGTTTTGAGTATGTCTGTACAAAAAGTAATGTTGATATCTACCAAGGAATAAAACCAGGAAGTCAG GTCCATCTAATCCGTGGTTCCACCAGAGTGAAGGCTTCGAAGGAAGAGTCTATAGCACTGATGATAGCACCAACAACAGAGAGTTTTCGTCACCTCTTCCAAATGATTG ATGTCAATTTTAAAGATGGCTTAGTGCTTCATAAATTTCCTACAAGTTGCAAAGCTGATGGAGACCATCTTCCATTCTACTCCATCAAGTGGGCAATCATGGGAAGTCCAGTACCATCACCCATTTGGGACAGAGATGTATGCTGGCTAGAATATGCTGACATAATACATGACAATGAAGGGAAGGAGATTGGTTTTGGAGTG GGATCATCAATTACCAGACCAGAGTGTCCAAATTTAGAGCATCATAAACTTGTCAGAGCAGAAATTGCATGCACTGGGTATGTTTTTAAGAAGTGTGATGATGATCCAGGATACATGGAT GTTACTTATATTATCCAAGCTGATCCCAAAGGCTTGATTCCCAAATGGGCAGTGAACAAGTTTGCATGGCAGCAAGCTCTAAATGTAGTACggataaaaatgataatagaG GGTACCCTacaagcaaaggaaaaaatggatcatcaagaaagaaataatg CTGAAGTTGTGGGTTTTGTGGTGCCCAAAAGACAGATACACAAAGTTCAAATTCAAGTAACTGTACCTAACTCAATGATTCTGTTTGGGTTTTGCTCTGAACACCATGATATTGG GTTTTTTGTCTCAGGTTTATTAACAGAGCAAGACTGGAGCAAAACAAAGCGGTTTGACTGA
- the LOC141859914 gene encoding U5 small nuclear ribonucleoprotein 40 kDa protein-like translates to MASKRKFNGETSQALVPVKKQKQHQVALLNHEGVIQELPQRTSSLDAPIMLLSGHEGEIFTARFHPSGETLASAGFDRLIYLWNVYGECENFAVLKGHTGAVMELHFSLDGSTMFTASTDKTLGIWDFETGTRIKKLKGHTSFVNSCFPSRRGPQFIVSGADDCTVKLWDTRKRGCAQTFQNVYQVTAASFNDTSDQVISGGIDNEIKVWDLRKNDVLYKMSGHTDTVAGLRLSPDGSFILSNAMDNTVRMWDIRPFAPLERCLKVFTGAQHNFEKNLIKCSWSPDGLMISSGSADRFVYVWDTNSRRILYKLPGHNGSVNDVDFHPNELILMSCGSDKKIYLGELQA, encoded by the exons ATGGCGTCCAAGCGTAAGTTTAACGGTGAGACAAGTCAAGCCCTTGTCCCTGTGAAGAAGCAAAAACAGCACCAGGTAGCGCTTTTAAACCACGAAGGAGTCATACAAGAG CTCCCTCAAAGAACCTCCAGTCTCGATGCGCCTATTATGCTGCTTAGTGGACATGAA GGAGAGATTTTTACGGCAAGATTCCATCCCTCAGGAGAAACCTTAGCATCAGCAGGGTTTGATCGCCTAATTT ATCTTTGGAATGTATATGGCGAGTGCGAAAATTTTGCTGTACTTAAAGGTCACACTGGAGCAGTCATGGAACTTCACTTTTCTTTGGATGGAAG tacAATGTTTACAGCCTCCACAGACAAAACTTTAGGAATTTGGGATTTTGAAACAGGCACAAGAATAAAAAAGCTGAAGGGTCATACCTCATTTGTAAACAGTTGTTTTCCTTCAAGAAGAGGTCCACAGTTTATTGTTAGTGGTGCTGATGACTGCACAGTCAAG TTGTGGGATACAAGAAAACGAGGTTGTGCACAAACATTCCAGAATGTATATCAG GTTACAGCAGCGTCCTTCAATGATACTAGTGATCAAGTTATTTCTGGTGGAATAGATAATGAAATTAAG GTGTGGGATCTTAGGAAAAATGATGTCTTGTACAAAATGTCAGGACATACGGACACAGTCGCTGGTCTTCGACTTAGTCCTGATGGCTCTTTTATACTTTCCAATGCAATGGATAATACAG TTCGCATGTGGGACATTCGTCCATTTGCTCCTCTGGAAAGATGTTTGAAAGTGTTCACGGGGGCTCAGCATAACTTTGAAAAG aaTTTGATCAAGTGTTCTTGGTCACCTGATGGACTTATGATATCTTCTGGATCAGCTGATAG atTTGTATATGTGTGGGATACAAACTCAAGGAGAATTCTTTACAAACTACCAGGACACAACGGTTCAGTGAATGATGTAGACTTCCACCCAAATGAACTAATTT taatGTCTTGTGGAAGTGATAAGAAGATCTACCTTGGAGAGTTGCAAGCCTAA
- the LOC141861167 gene encoding renalase-like — MSSPHRLLIVGGGLTGSTTAYLLRKMFAKDILAITVWEKSRGAGGRMNTYRSEINSLATVDLGAQYISVSSADYAQSHERFYQELLTAKVLAPFKGIIEGEREAKTKSGFSNFVAPSGINAVVKYFLNLSESNVSYSTHCSTINCCEKRGQAGQMVWQVIDQHDNITEFDSVIVTIPVPQLLQLQGSIQAFLQNEIKSLQNVEYSSRFAVGYFFDHEAVINVPWTCKYATGNPNIAFVSVDSRKRCGTDPVDVGPSLLVHSTKSFCLQHWDTDKSIIKTMLMSHVKEIIPDLPVPIGSRCIRWRYSQVVRGVDGAPGCCVLSASPLLIACGDAFTHSNFDGSLKSAETVAKAFRLS; from the exons ATGTCTTCTCCTCACCGGTTGCTTATTGTGGGCGGTGGTCTGACGGGATCTACAACAGCTTATTTACTCCGCAAAATGTTTGCGAAGGATATCTTAGCCATAACCGTGTGGGAGAAGTCGCGTGGTGCCGGGGGAAGAATGAACACTTACCGGAGTGAAATCAATTCACTGGCCACTGTCGATCTAGGGGCGCAATATATTTCAGTGTCATCAGCTGATTATGCCCAGTCTCACGAGAG gTTTTATCAGGAATTGCTAACCGCAAAGGTATTGGCGCCTTTCAAAGGGATCATTGAAGGAGAAAGAGAAGCCAAGACGAAGTCTGGGTTCTCCAACTTTGTAGCTCCATCAGGGATCAATGCTGTGGTCAAGTACTTTTTAAACTTGTCAG AATCCAATGTTTCTTATTCAACACACTGCAGCACCATTAACTGTTGTGAAAAGAGAGGACAAGCTGGACAGATGGTTTGGCAAGTGATAGATCAACATGATAACATCACTGAGTTTGATTCAGTCATAGTAACTATTCCAGTACCTCAACTTCTTCAGCTACAAGGTTCAATTCAAGCATTCttacaaaatgaaatcaaatccTTACAAAATGTGGAATATTCATCACGGTTTGCAGTAGGATACTTTTTTGATCATGAAGCAGTTATCAATGTACCATGGACGTGTAAATATGCAACTGGCAATCCTAATATTGCATTTGTGTCAGTGGACTCTCGGAAGAGATGTGGTACAG ATCCAGTAGATGTTGGTCCCTCACTTTTAGTACATTCAACAAAGTCCTTCTGTCTTCAACATTGGGATACTGATAAAAGTATTATCAAGACCATGCTCATGTCCCATGTGAAAGAGATCATTCCTGATCTTCCAGTTCCAATTGGCAGTCGCTGTATAAGATGGCGTTACAGTCAAGTGGTCCGTGGAGTTGATGGTGCACCAGGGTGTTGCGTGTTGTCTGCCTCACCTTTATTAATTGCATGTGGAGATGCGTTTACACACTCTAACTTTGATGGAAGTCTTAAATCAGCAGAGACTGTGGCAAAGGCTTTCAGGTTGTCATGA
- the LOC141861166 gene encoding double-strand-break repair protein rad21 homolog: MFYHQFILAKKAPLARVWLAAHWERKLSKALVSETDLPSSVESIISPKVKLALRTSGHLLLGVVRIYSRKTKYLLADCTEAFVKIKMAFRPGVVDLPEEGRELTFAAVTIPEVFTDLDMTLPELNEVEIHAQFTLNQGRIEEITMKEDIITNNFIGDDGFGDMFEGDLEPELARAGTALDDEPLYQSNDISKISTIDDGQPRTIIDSTLERSKLDIVLDEPIRDDGFGGEGVDFLADGFGDELGGDALVTGFDDLPTAIATADVTLEPVDTNLVEEKESSVTEAGQQEGVNETANETTLLHDEVEAFVLEPVEVVQKKKRSRRKRKLVVDDPKMLATEAIKSQLSDTTDIVNPATLAPPTKRRMKLKITSSVEKLFSTPCCEALSSPIENSLVSNLTHMDIEEEPEIAREEEDVSGIYEQSKCSSLSFAIEEPNVTIIPEEPIDQALEENERPMEEEEPFLAEKLDDIYPDHKDELEEIEQQIESTASEGNEEQQSSESNEHFENRRWTKRTQQVLHTLKRELQKKEVVNFQGLVHKSNRKQAAYKFYSCLLLSKESSIVIEQKKPFGDIKVSKGPKFDLVC; encoded by the exons ATGTTCTATCACCAATTTATTCTGGCCAAGAAAGCCCCTTTGGCCAGGGTATGGCTGGCAGCTCATTGGGAACGGAAACTTAGTAAAGCTCTTGTCTCTGAAACAGACCTCCCATCTTCTGTTGAAAGTATCATCTCACCAAAAGTAAAACTTGCTTTAAGAACATCAGGCCATCTTCTCCTTGGAGTCGTGAGAATATACTCCAGGAAGACAAAGTATTTGTTGGCTGACTGCACCGAAGCATTTGTTAAAATCAAGATGGCTTTTCGGCCTGGAGTGGTAGATCTGCCAGAAGAAGGCAGAGAGCTCACATTTGCTGCTGTCACAATTCCAGAAGTCTTTACAGACCTTGATATGACATTGCCTGAACTCAA TGAGGTTGAAATTCACGCTCAGTTCACTCTAAACCAAGGTCGGATTGAAGAAATTACAATGAAGGAAGATATCATcactaataattttattggtGATGATGGGTTTGGAGACATGTTTGAAGGAGATTTAGAGCCAGAGCTGGCAAGAGCAGGAACTGCTTTGGATGATGAGCCACTTTATCAATCAAATGACATCTCAAAGATAAGCACCATTGATGATGGACAACCAAGGACCATCATTGACTCTACTCTAGAGAGAAGCAAGCTTG ATATTGTACTTGATGAGCCTATAAGAGATGATGGGTTTGGTGGTGAAGGGGTTGATTTTCTTGCTGATGGCTTTGGAGATGAACTTGGTGGTGATGCCCTAGTTACTGGCTTTGATGACTTGCCAACTGCAATTGCTACAGCTGATGTAACCCTAGAACCAGTTGATACAAATCTAGTTGAAGAAAAGGAGAGTTCAGTTACTGAGGCTGGTCAACAAGAAG GTGTTAATGAAACAGCAAATGAAACAACCCTGTTACATGATGAAGTTGAAGCTTTTGTTCTTGAGCCAGTGGAAGTTGTTCAAAAGAAGAAGCGAAGCCGACGGAAGAGAAAACTAGTAGTAGATGATCCAAAGATGTTAGCAACTGAAGCAATCAAATCTCAGCTTTCTGACACAACAGATATTGTCAATCCAGCAACCCTGGCCCCTCCAACAAAACGTAGAATGAAGCTCAAAATCACATCCAGTGTAGAAAAGCTATTTTCGACACCTTGCTGTGAGGCCCTGTCATCACCAATTGAAAATTCCCTGGTAAGTAATCTTACTCATATGGACATTGAGGAGGAACCAGAAATTGCAAGAGAAGAAGAGGATGTATCAGGCATCTATGAGCAAAGCAAATGTTCATCTTTGTCTTTTGCAATTGAAGAGCCCAATGTGACTATTATTCCAGAGGAGCCCATAGATCAGGCTCTGGAGGAGAATGAACGTCCtatggaagaagaagaaccaTTCTTAGCTGAAAAACTGGATGATATTTATCCAGATCATAAAGATGAGCTTGAAGAGATTGAACAGCAAATAGAATCAACAGCTTCAGAAGGAAATGAAGAACAGCAAAGCTCTGAGTCAAATGAACACTTTGAAAACAGACGCTGGACAAAGCGCACTCAGCAGGTACTTCATACATTGAAAAGGGAATTGCAGAAAAAAGAAGTGGTTAACTTTCAAGGTTTGGTACATAAAAGTAACAGGAAACAAGCTGCATATAAGTTTTACAGCTGCCTTTTGCTCAGCAAAGAAAGCAGCATTGTTATTGAACAGAAAAAGCCTTTTGGTGATATAAAGGTTTCTAAGGGACCAAAGTTTGATCTAGTATGCTAA